In the genome of Shewanella glacialimarina, one region contains:
- the nadB gene encoding L-aspartate oxidase — MTQAVEYQSDILVIGSGAAGLTLALHLAEKSSVILLSKGPLAEGSTLYAQGGIASVFDEDDTIESHVSDTLIAGAGLCDEAVVKFTAENAKASMQWLIDCGVAFDKEETLGNQKDAPYHLTREGGHSHRRILHAADATGKAVQTTLQERALNHPNIRVLERYNAIDLITSRKLNRPGNRVLGAYVWNRDREHVETITAKFVALATGGSSKVYQYTSNPDIASGDGIAMAWRAGCRIANMEFNQFHPTCLYHAEAKNFLLSEALRGEGAYLRRPDGSRFMPEFDERAELAPRDIVARAIDYEMKRLGSDCVYLDISHKPADFIIKHFPTIYQRCLELGIDITKTAIPAVPAAHYTCGGVMTDLHGQTDLNGLYAVGEVAYTGLHGANRLASNSLLECLVFARAASQDIESQLQKIKMPENVPVWDESKVSNSDEEVVIAHNWHELRLFMWDYVGIVRTDKRLERAMRRCMMLQQEIQEYYSNFRVSNNLLELRNLVQVAELIIRCAMERKESRGLHYNLDYPELLDNPQPTILQPN; from the coding sequence ATGACACAAGCAGTTGAATACCAATCTGACATTTTGGTTATAGGTAGCGGTGCTGCAGGGCTTACTTTAGCACTCCATTTAGCAGAAAAATCGTCAGTTATTTTACTTTCTAAAGGTCCTTTAGCCGAAGGTTCCACCTTGTATGCACAAGGTGGAATAGCATCGGTTTTTGATGAAGATGACACAATTGAATCTCATGTCAGTGATACGCTAATTGCCGGTGCGGGATTATGTGATGAAGCGGTGGTGAAATTTACCGCTGAAAATGCTAAAGCTTCAATGCAATGGTTAATAGATTGCGGCGTTGCTTTTGATAAAGAAGAAACGTTAGGCAATCAAAAAGATGCACCCTATCATTTAACTCGTGAAGGTGGGCATAGCCATCGCCGTATCTTGCACGCTGCAGATGCCACAGGCAAAGCTGTGCAAACAACATTACAAGAGCGCGCATTAAACCACCCTAACATTAGAGTATTAGAACGCTACAATGCGATCGATTTAATTACTTCTCGCAAGCTCAATCGCCCAGGAAACAGAGTGTTAGGCGCTTATGTGTGGAACCGAGACAGAGAACACGTCGAAACGATTACAGCCAAGTTTGTTGCTCTTGCCACAGGTGGTAGCTCAAAAGTATATCAGTACACTTCTAACCCCGATATTGCCAGTGGCGATGGTATTGCCATGGCATGGCGTGCAGGTTGTCGCATTGCAAATATGGAGTTTAATCAATTCCACCCGACTTGCTTATACCATGCTGAAGCTAAAAACTTTTTACTGTCTGAAGCATTAAGAGGAGAAGGTGCTTACCTTCGTCGCCCTGATGGCAGTCGTTTTATGCCTGAATTTGATGAACGGGCAGAGTTGGCCCCTAGGGACATTGTTGCCCGCGCTATCGATTATGAAATGAAACGTTTGGGCTCAGATTGTGTCTATTTAGATATTAGCCATAAACCGGCCGATTTTATCATTAAACATTTTCCGACTATTTACCAACGCTGCTTAGAATTAGGTATCGATATTACCAAAACAGCGATTCCGGCTGTACCAGCAGCACATTATACCTGCGGTGGCGTAATGACTGATTTACATGGTCAAACAGATTTGAACGGCTTATATGCGGTAGGTGAAGTGGCATACACCGGACTTCATGGTGCTAACCGACTTGCCAGCAACTCATTACTTGAGTGCTTAGTGTTTGCCCGCGCAGCGTCGCAGGATATTGAAAGCCAATTGCAAAAAATTAAAATGCCAGAAAATGTGCCGGTATGGGATGAAAGTAAGGTCAGTAACTCAGATGAAGAAGTCGTTATTGCCCATAACTGGCATGAACTTAGACTTTTCATGTGGGATTATGTCGGCATTGTCAGAACCGATAAACGTTTAGAACGCGCAATGCGTCGTTGCATGATGTTACAGCAAGAAATTCAAGAATATTATTCAAACTTTAGGGTCAGTAATAACTTACTTGAATTACGTAACCTTGTACAAGTAGCGGAACTGATTATTCGCTGCGCAATGGAGCGCAAAGAAAGCCGCGGGCTTCACTATAATCTTGATTACCCTGAGTTGCTTGATAATCCTCAACCGACTATTTTGCAGCCAAATTAA
- a CDS encoding protein YgfX, with translation MDVQHRKQASNSTHTSLFVLSASFNQYLCYWIIFAVVMTSFIAWPQMDSILFKSFFYILILLVPVVFAWQLLVLRKWQCQIIIDGALGGRLVNGQSFTFGKAAFICPLFCLLYLEFEDESRQICCVWADMLDDSQYRTLCRLVNQSRPV, from the coding sequence GTGGACGTCCAGCACCGTAAACAAGCCTCAAATAGCACTCACACAAGCTTGTTTGTGTTGAGTGCGTCGTTTAATCAGTACTTATGCTACTGGATAATTTTTGCTGTTGTCATGACAAGCTTCATTGCCTGGCCACAAATGGACTCAATTTTATTTAAAAGCTTTTTCTATATATTGATACTGCTTGTGCCTGTGGTTTTTGCTTGGCAGTTATTGGTATTAAGAAAATGGCAGTGTCAGATAATAATTGATGGGGCATTAGGTGGGCGCTTAGTAAATGGTCAATCATTTACTTTTGGTAAAGCGGCGTTTATTTGCCCGTTATTTTGCTTGCTATATCTAGAGTTTGAAGACGAGTCGCGTCAAATATGCTGTGTTTGGGCAGACATGCTAGATGACTCTCAATACAGAACCTTGTGTCGCCTTGTCAATCAAAGTCGCCCTGTATAG
- a CDS encoding FAD assembly factor SdhE, which yields MELMNIARVRWACRRGMLELDVLLQPFIEAQYQDMSDEDKQTFIRLLECEDPELFAWFMGHEQCPDTLLAAMVVKVRGRPAP from the coding sequence TTGGAATTAATGAATATTGCCAGAGTCCGCTGGGCTTGTCGCCGCGGAATGTTAGAGCTTGATGTATTGCTTCAGCCGTTTATTGAGGCACAATATCAAGATATGTCCGATGAAGATAAGCAAACTTTTATTCGTCTGCTAGAGTGCGAGGATCCAGAATTATTTGCCTGGTTTATGGGACATGAGCAATGCCCAGATACTTTGCTTGCAGCCATGGTAGTTAAAGTTCGTGGACGTCCAGCACCGTAA
- the nhaR gene encoding transcriptional activator NhaR: MQHLNYNHLYYFWMVKRKGSVVKAAEALCLAPQTITGQMRLLEGRLKGALFKRVGRNLEATELGEVVYRYADKMFNLSNEMLDLLNYQKDSSVLFEVGIADALSKALVSRVLLTVIPHDGSIHLACYESTHESLIARLREHQLDMILSDCAGGALKYTDILSKKLGECGVSFFCAHPIDAEFPACLEQEKLLIPGIRTSLGQQLHRWFAEKNLNVSILGEFDDAAMMKAFGYFKRGIFVAPSIYRHDILSQGMVLLGETTDIKEEYHVMFAERMIQHPAVKSLLETDFTDLFSGLDQQVQDFDNRLGLVD; encoded by the coding sequence ATGCAACATCTTAATTATAATCATCTTTACTATTTTTGGATGGTTAAACGAAAAGGTTCGGTTGTTAAAGCTGCTGAAGCATTGTGTTTAGCGCCTCAAACGATTACTGGCCAAATGCGTTTACTAGAGGGAAGGTTGAAGGGCGCACTGTTTAAGCGAGTTGGGCGCAACCTAGAGGCAACAGAACTCGGTGAAGTCGTTTATCGTTATGCCGATAAAATGTTTAATTTAAGTAATGAAATGCTTGATTTGCTTAACTATCAAAAAGACTCCTCTGTATTATTTGAAGTCGGAATTGCTGATGCTTTGTCCAAAGCGCTGGTGAGCAGGGTGCTATTAACTGTTATTCCACATGATGGTTCGATACATCTTGCGTGTTATGAGTCTACCCATGAAAGCCTTATCGCTAGATTACGTGAACATCAGCTAGATATGATACTGTCAGATTGTGCTGGCGGGGCATTGAAGTACACTGATATTTTATCTAAAAAATTAGGTGAATGTGGGGTAAGCTTTTTTTGTGCTCATCCTATTGATGCTGAATTTCCTGCGTGTTTAGAGCAGGAAAAGTTGCTGATTCCTGGGATCCGAACATCACTTGGACAGCAGTTGCATCGCTGGTTTGCTGAAAAAAACCTTAATGTCAGTATTTTAGGCGAGTTTGATGATGCAGCTATGATGAAAGCATTTGGATATTTTAAACGAGGTATTTTTGTCGCCCCGTCTATTTATCGTCATGATATACTTTCGCAAGGAATGGTTTTGTTAGGCGAAACCACCGACATTAAAGAAGAATATCATGTCATGTTTGCTGAAAGGATGATCCAACATCCGGCAGTGAAAAGCTTGCTTGAAACTGATTTTACCGATTTATTTTCAGGATTAGATCAGCAAGTACAAGATTTTGATAATCGCTTAGGACTAGTGGACTAA
- the nhaA gene encoding Na+/H+ antiporter NhaA: MERALKNFLSQESAGGIILMISVALAMILANSPLSGFYEGFLNTGVQVRVGSLDINKPLLLWINDGLMALFFLLIGLEVKRELLEGALSTVAKASLPTFGAIGGMLFPALFYLMFNYSDPATQVGWAIPAATDIAFALGIMALLGSRVPVSLKVFLLALAIIDDLGVIVIIALFYSTDLSMLSLIIAAIAIVLMIVLNRKGVTSLAPYGLLGFILWVAVLKSGVHATLAGVIIAFCIPLRAKDGTSPSEHLEHGLHPWSTFLILPVFAFANAGLSLANMTLGSFAEPITIGIILGLVLGKPIGVLLFSYLAVKLKWAELPPGIGWGQIAPVAAMCGVGFTMSVFIASLAFENSPAAFGDFARLGILTGSLLAALIGYFWLDKVLPKKGAK, encoded by the coding sequence ATGGAAAGAGCACTTAAAAACTTCTTGAGCCAAGAGTCAGCAGGGGGGATTATTCTGATGATCTCCGTTGCCTTGGCCATGATTTTAGCAAATTCACCACTGTCGGGTTTTTATGAAGGCTTCTTAAATACAGGCGTTCAGGTTCGTGTCGGTTCACTAGATATTAATAAGCCATTATTATTATGGATTAATGATGGCTTGATGGCATTGTTCTTTTTGTTAATCGGCTTAGAAGTTAAACGTGAATTACTGGAAGGCGCGTTATCGACTGTAGCTAAAGCGTCTTTACCCACTTTTGGTGCAATCGGAGGGATGCTATTCCCCGCATTATTTTATCTGATGTTTAACTATTCAGATCCTGCTACTCAAGTCGGCTGGGCTATTCCAGCAGCAACTGACATTGCTTTCGCTTTAGGTATTATGGCCCTATTGGGTAGCCGAGTACCTGTTTCGCTTAAAGTTTTTCTATTGGCTTTGGCGATTATTGATGACCTTGGTGTTATCGTTATTATTGCATTATTTTACAGTACAGACTTGTCGATGCTGAGCTTGATCATTGCAGCTATCGCAATTGTGTTAATGATTGTGCTTAATCGTAAAGGGGTCACCTCATTAGCGCCTTATGGATTGCTTGGTTTTATATTATGGGTTGCGGTCCTAAAATCGGGAGTACATGCGACGCTTGCCGGGGTAATTATTGCATTCTGTATTCCATTAAGGGCTAAAGATGGTACTTCACCCTCTGAGCATTTAGAACATGGCTTACATCCTTGGAGCACATTCCTAATCCTGCCCGTATTTGCTTTTGCCAATGCTGGATTATCGCTTGCTAATATGACGTTAGGCTCATTTGCTGAACCAATAACGATTGGTATTATTTTAGGTCTAGTATTGGGTAAGCCAATTGGTGTGCTATTGTTTAGTTATTTAGCCGTGAAGCTAAAGTGGGCTGAATTGCCACCAGGGATAGGCTGGGGACAAATAGCGCCTGTTGCTGCAATGTGTGGTGTTGGTTTTACTATGTCAGTCTTTATTGCTTCACTTGCCTTTGAAAACTCTCCAGCAGCATTTGGTGATTTTGCAAGACTTGGTATTTTAACCGGATCTTTACTTGCAGCATTAATCGGCTATTTCTGGTTGGACAAAGTGTTACCTAAGAAAGGAGCAAAATAA